TGCCCCTTCTTAGCCATCATTACCGCGTTGCCGGACAGCCACATATTGACCTTGTGGCCCTTTGCGATCGCGGCCTCGGCAAGCTTGAACGAAAAGTCAAGCGACATCGAGCCGACCAGCGAAGGGAACACTCCCAATGTTAATTCTCCCATTTTATCCTCCTTTTTTCAAATATACGATGGACGATGGACGACCACTCACTTCGTTCGTTAAGACGACGGACGCATAAGACTTTACTTACCGCGTCTCTCGTCCCTCGTCCTTCGTCCTTCGGTATTTACTACAGCCAGGCCGTCTTCTCATAGTCGTTCATAATGAGATCGACAATATCACCGTAGCTGATGACCTTCACCTTGGAGTTTACATTCGCCGCGGTATACCCTCTGATCTCAAGATCATCCGCCAAAACGTAGTAACTTGCTCCTGCCTTGGAAAGCACGGGCGAATCTTTGCCATTCTCCTTAACAACGGCATGATAAATGCCGTTGCCTACGAGGACCACCCCCATCTTGTCGGCTTGCAAGCGTTCAAAGCTGTCTTCGGTCCTTCTCCAGTCGCTTAGGAATACTGCTAACTTCATCGTATCACCTCCCTGAGCCATCGTGAAAATAAAAAAACAGGGGATAAGTTGTTCAATTATCCCCTTCGGTTGACTGTGTCTGTTACCGCATTAGATCTCGGCAACCGTAATTGCCTGCTGCGGGCAGTTCTCCACGCAGGTCAGGCAGTTTATGCACTCGGACATGTTTGCCGGATCTGCTTTTCCGCTATCAAGCTTGAACACGGATTGCGGACATACATTCACGCAGGTGCCGTCGCCGTCGCACTTGTTAGTGTCGATTGTTACCATATACATGGTTATGTGTACCTCCTTCTAACTGGTATCATACTGCACTGGTTCGGCATACCATGACCTTCACGCGGTGGAAATACCCGGTGCGTCATAGATGGTCATGGCCTTTCACTGAGCGAACGAAAGGCAAACGTCATGGGTGCCCACACAGCGCCTGAAACAAAAAACCCCGACAGCCTACACGCAGCCCGTCGGCTTCGGCAGACCGGCGATCTTGCATGCCTGCTTTGCCGGGCCGCCCGGATACAGTTCATAGAGATACTTGGTATTGCCTTTATCGGCCCCGAGCTTCTTGCCGATCTCCTTGACCAGGATCTTGATCATCGGCGCAATCTGATACTGCTTGTAGTATTCGCGGAGGAAATTCACGACTTCCCAGTGCTGGTCGCTCATTTCGATGCCCTCGACCTGCGCGAAGTAATTCGCCACATCCATATTCCAGTCATCCAGGTTCGCTAAAAATCCATCTTCATCCACTTCGATCGTCTTTCCTTTTACGTCAACTGTTGCCATTTTTGTATCCCCTTTCGTTCATTAAATTTTTTGGGCGCTGCATCAGCGTCCTTCTCTTTATTATTTGCTGGCTCGATCACCGGCAGTTGCGCCTCTATCCCAACAAACCGTTATTGTTTCTTTTTTACTTTAAGAAAATACAGGCGGCCATGCCGGTCCATGAAGCTCCTCGGTTCTCCGGATGACCGGTGTGTCCTCCAATCATAACTGAGGATCATGTCATCGTAGTCTTCCCCGGCGATCATATCGGAGACCTCTTTGGAAAGCTCCTGTGCGGCGAGGCCGAGGGCCTGCAACATCACTTCCCCCACGTTCCTGCTCGTGGGATC
Above is a genomic segment from Nitrospirota bacterium containing:
- a CDS encoding 4Fe-4S binding protein; its protein translation is MYMVTIDTNKCDGDGTCVNVCPQSVFKLDSGKADPANMSECINCLTCVENCPQQAITVAEI
- a CDS encoding TusE/DsrC/DsvC family sulfur relay protein, translated to MATVDVKGKTIEVDEDGFLANLDDWNMDVANYFAQVEGIEMSDQHWEVVNFLREYYKQYQIAPMIKILVKEIGKKLGADKGNTKYLYELYPGGPAKQACKIAGLPKPTGCV